TATACTGACTGTGTTTTGTATAAATGTTGAGAACACAGACAAGGTTTTCATATATCTTTCTTATTCTTTGCCTTTAATTTTTCTTCATCAGTTAAGTAGTTGGATGATTATCCTGCTCAGTATTTGCAAGCTATTTCTGTTATTAACCAAATGTATTCATTTCATTCGATACCCCTCAAATGGTTTTGATTTGTTTTGACCATGTTTTCATGCAGATCACTGATTTGCCTTTTTCTCTCTATTCAACCTTTGTGATTGAGGCCCGTCATGGTTTCAACAAAGTTAGTacttgctctttactctttcttatttttcatattGTTTCTTACTTGATTACCAGTTCTTTATGTTGGTGTATGAGCATTTTCTTTATTGTGTGTTGTGACAGTAGTGTATACTTGGTTTTTGCATTTTCATTCTTCTTGTATCTCACTTCGTGAAGGATCCTTATTCCCTTTCCCCCTCGTATCTGCTTTACAGCAAACAATATGGTTATTCATTAGGGACTTGTTCAAGGGAATTTGCCTTGCTATTGTACTTGGCCCACCTATTGTTTCAGCAATCATTTTAATAGTACAGGTATGATCACCTGCTAGTTTCCATATTtgatttttatgatattttggtTAGATTATTAAATGATTTACTCCGAACATGCTTTTTGAAACTTGAAATATTTGTGTAGTTATCCCCCAGTATGTTGAATTTTATTTGCATGGTTGCAGAAAGGAGGTCCTTACTTGGCCATCTATCTTTGGGCATTTATGTTTGTTCTCTCTCTAGTGATGATGACACTCTATCCAGTTTTGATAGCCCCACTGTTTAATAAGTTCACCCCTGTAAGTATTTGAAATTCTTTCCACAGTGGATTCATTCTGGCCTTTATGATGTTTGGTTTACTGATCTTTTCTCTGCTTTTCTGTTACAAATAGCTTCCAGAAGGAGAGCTCAGGGCAAAAATTGAGGCACTCGCTTCCTCCCTCAAGTTTCCTTTAAAGAAATTGTTTGTTGTAGATGGATCTACAAGGTCAAGTCATAGCAATGTGAGGATTCAACTCTTGGACATTGATTTCCCTACATGCCCTTTAACATTTACTTTAAGTGAATTATTCTCTTTTGCTGGTCACTCCAGTatgaagattttaatttttgatctgCTGGTTATGTTCTCCACAGGCATACATGTATGGCTTCTTTAAGAACAAGCGAATTGTCCTTTATGATACATTGATTCAGCAGGTTAGCGGGCTTTTCTTATAGATGTTTTTGCTGTCATTTTGTCCATGTACCGCTTTCATTTCTGAATTATCAATTTAGGAAACTCATAATCTGCTTGGCTCCCCCCCCCTCCCCtccctcttctccttctcctcctcctctctcTCTTTAATTGCTTTTCTAGTTTGTGTCTGTAGTTTCTTCTTTTTGGTGATGTAAACAGTCCTATATGTTTGTGATACACTGCAGTGCAAAGACGATGAAGAAATTGTAGCTGTAATTGCTCATGAATTGGGTCATTGGAAACTTAACCATACCATGTACTCATTTATTGCTGTGCAGGTATGTTAAAAGTCAGCTATTTAGTCATTCTATTTTATTTCTCATGATAAGGACACAAGGACTTACTAGCTGCCTTTTAAATATAGGAACTAATTTTTAGGTATTATAGGATTAGTTTGTAGTTTACCGTGGGAAATAATATATCATTTGAAATGCACAAGGTGTTGTCCGAGTCTTTAGTTCCCTTATAACTTAAATATTACTAATTGATAGTTCTGTTATTGTGGTTACCAAATTGAAGATAAGCGAACTGAAAGCTAAATTGAACTAAATATCCTCATACCAAAATAACTGAATATCACAATTTGGTTCAGTTATATACCCGAACAATGGAAACCCTATAAAGGGCTTGGGAGGGATCACTGTCGTTTTCTCCTTTGTTTCTGATGGCTCTTTTTTCCACTTCTTAATGTCCTTCGGCTTTGTAATCTTCTCATTCTGATGTTTGATAAAAAGCTTAGGCAATAATGAACTTTGAAGGACTTAATAATTTATATGGTCTACAATTGGTTTTTTAATGCTATTCTGTTGTTATTCAATGCAGATCCTTACATTTTTGCAATTTGGAGGATATACTCTTGTGCGAAACTCGAGCGATCTGTTTCGAAGTTTTGGGTTTGATACACAACCAGTACTCATTGGACTGATCATATTTCAGGTATTTCTTTGTCAAAATAGCTGCATGGGGAAATGATGTGAGGGTTTGGCGAGCAGTGTTTGTAGAATTTCACAGAATTTCACACAGCTTGACGTGGCTGTACAATTATTGGTTTTGTAACCATCTTATCTTCTTCTTTGCAGCATACTGTAATACCTCTCCAACACCTAGTAAGCTTTGGTCTTAATCTTGTGAGTCGTTCTTTTGAATTTCAGGTAAACTTCTCCTTCCCCAACACCTATCCTGCAGAAACACACACACACGCACATTCTTTAAAAGACATTAAAGCTCAAATCTTGGTctcgttttaatatatttgctCAATGTAGGCTGATGCTTTCGCCAAGAAGCTTGGTTATGCCTCTGCTCTTCGTGCTGGTCTTGTGAAACTACAGGTATTTATCAATACTTAATTTTTCTCTTGTTCTGTCGTGATATTAGTGGAGATACGTTTGAAACGCACGTGACTGAATAGTGACTACATGTTGTTACAGGAGGAAAATCTGTCGGCTATGAATACAGATCCTTGGTACTCGGCATATCACTATTCTCATCCTCCTCTAGTTGAAAGACTGGCTGCACTTGATGAATCGGATAAGAAGGCAGACTGATACGAGCAACTCGGGTCTAATAGTTGAAATCAGCCACTTGGACATAACTGTTATTGGTCCTGCTGGAGGTTTACATTATAGTTCGTGTAACACTTATGCCAGAAAAACTCTGTTCCTACTTTCTAGGTGAGAGAAACAGggaaaaaggagaaaagaatGGGGGGAAATGGAACATGGTCGTGTATCTTATTTTTGCATCAGCCTTTAATGGTCACAGAATCTAAGTTGGTGACTTGGTTTTCAATTCAGAGGTAATTAGAATTCGTATGTGTTGAACAGAGATGATTGATGCTGGTCTTTTTAAGTGTTTCTTTTTCGCGTTATTTCTTTTATTCCTAGCCACTTCCCCCGCATCGTCGCCACCATCCTAAACACATACAAGAGAGGCCCAGAGGGTAGCCCATTTACAATGCATTGTTAAGAATTAACATTTATATGGCAAATTTATGCATGGAAATATAGGGTATATTCGAAGAATTTTAGTATCTGAATTAGCATCTCTAGGATGAGAGAAAACATTGTTTCTTTTTCCCTCGAGTTTTAAGATTCTGTGTTGGTGTTACTggagttgtttttttttaaataattatttactgGGTCGGAGCAGCCAGCTGGGCGCTGCAGCCAGAAACTCCAGTAGTAGATGGGGCACGGTTCCCTGTTATTGGTTTCGGTATCTGTTCCGGAAGATGCTATGCCCTTGGAGCAGAATGGCGGAAATGTTCATGCTGTCTACTGTAGAGCCAGGCCAGCAAATAGAAAATTAGCTAAGCTGGgagattagattttttttaaatgtgttttaatatattttttaaaattaaaaaattaaatagtaattttttagaaaaatttacaatataattcttgattattattattattaacaagttaaaaatataataaaaaattaaactacctcttattattttctttctcttccttttcttttatttttttttcattaatttttcctCCTACGTTTTTCTTTTGCTTctgtttcttcttctccttttgtttctttttcttctttttcttctttctcttctttcttctccttcttctttttctttttgttttcttcttcgccctcttcttttttttctttctcttcttcttctccctcttcttcttttttttctttttttttcttctttctctttttcctctttttttccttcttctctttctttttttttttttcggaggaggagaaagaggaaagaaaagataaggattatttcgttgataaaaagaaatgataagaacgttttaatagatttctaaaaatataaagagggactattttgttgacgggaagaaacaataaggacgttttaatatatatgagaaaagataaaaactatttcattgacagaaagaaatgataataacgttttaatagatatgaaaaaagataaaaatattttaatagatttttgaaaatataaatattaacttattaataataataatatttaaggattaaataaaaaattttaggggtaaaattga
The sequence above is a segment of the Manihot esculenta cultivar AM560-2 chromosome 5, M.esculenta_v8, whole genome shotgun sequence genome. Coding sequences within it:
- the LOC110616286 gene encoding CAAX prenyl protease 1 homolog — protein: MAFPYMEAVLGFMVLMYVFETYLDLRQHSALKLPTLPKTLEGVISQEKFEKSRAYSLDKSHFNFVHEFVTILLDSAILYFGILPWFWKKSGNFLLLSGLSAENEILHTLAFLAGVMIWSQITDLPFSLYSTFVIEARHGFNKQTIWLFIRDLFKGICLAIVLGPPIVSAIILIVQKGGPYLAIYLWAFMFVLSLVMMTLYPVLIAPLFNKFTPLPEGELRAKIEALASSLKFPLKKLFVVDGSTRSSHSNAYMYGFFKNKRIVLYDTLIQQCKDDEEIVAVIAHELGHWKLNHTMYSFIAVQILTFLQFGGYTLVRNSSDLFRSFGFDTQPVLIGLIIFQHTVIPLQHLVSFGLNLVSRSFEFQADAFAKKLGYASALRAGLVKLQEENLSAMNTDPWYSAYHYSHPPLVERLAALDESDKKAD